A stretch of the Festucalex cinctus isolate MCC-2025b chromosome 20, RoL_Fcin_1.0, whole genome shotgun sequence genome encodes the following:
- the ppp1r3g gene encoding protein phosphatase 1 regulatory subunit 3G, with the protein MDRNRQPDPDPDTDDQLDDEQDARQLERRMSDRRRARSLPACTASLLLASVSGSERRKRVQFADSLGLSLASVKHFSALEEPRVPNNVFSRHTGRPAAGALHPDPDPAAGARLVACFAEPEDPDSRVRMLRVCLERLSVNHFDVRGHVRVLSGSARGEVGVRYTFNEWLSHVDAQALLVDAQLPGGGGARYVFTVYTPPEMEAGAAVHMAVYFRSDEGEFWDNNDGRNFTLRYRAPALPPSPEPHDR; encoded by the coding sequence ATGGACCGCAACCGCCAACCAGACCCCGACCCGGACACGGACGACCAACTGGACGACGAGCAGGACGCGCGGCAGCTGGAGCGCCGCATGAGCGACAGGCGGCGGGCCCGGTCGCTGCCCGCCTGCACGGCCTCGCTGCTGCTGGCCTCAGTGTCCGGGAGCGAGCGGCGCAAGCGGGTCCAGTTCGCCGACTCCCTCGGCCTGAGTCTGGCCAGCGTCAAGCACTTCAGCGCGCTGGAGGAGCCGCGCGTGCCCAACAACGTGTTCTCCAGACACACTGGGCGTCCGGCGGCGGGGGCGTTGCACCCGGACCCGGACCCGGCGGCGGGAGCGCGCCTTGTGGCCTGCTTCGCCGAGCCCGAGGACCCGGACTCCCGGGTTCGGATGCTGCGCGTGTGCCTGGAGCGACTCTCCGTCAATCACTTCGACGTGCGCGGCCACGTGCGTGTGCTGAGCGGGAGCGCGCGCGGCGAGGTGGGCGTGCGCTACACCTTCAACGAGTGGCTCTCCCACGTGGACGCGCAGGCCCTGCTGGTGGACGCGCAGCTGCCGggcggcgggggcgcgcgctACGTCTTCACCGTCTACACGCCCCCCGAGATGGAGGCCGGGGCCGCCGTGCACATGGCCGTCTACTTCCGCTCCGACGAGGGCGAATTCTGGGACAACAACGACGGGCGGAACTTCACGCTGCGTTACCGCGCGCccgctttgccgccatctcctGAGCCGCACGACCGCTGA
- the lyrm4b gene encoding LYR motif-containing protein 4 yields MMAASSRAQVISLYRMLLRESYNFPSYNYRTYAVRRVRDAFRVNKNVDDPKTVERLVLEGRQLLTLIQRQVAVGNMYQAQKTVVE; encoded by the exons ATGATGGCGGCGTCCTCGAGAGCGCAGGTGATTTCTCTGTACAGGATGCTCCTCCGAGAAAGTTATAACTTTCCATCGTACAATTACAG GACGTACGCAGTGCGGCGTGTGCGTGACGCTTTCCGTGTCAACAAGAACGTGGATGACCCAAAGACGGTGGAGCGGCTGGTGCTGGAGGGTCGCCAGTTGCTGACGCTGATACAGAGACAG GTGGCCGTGGGCAACATGTACCAGGCCCAGAAGACGGTGGTGGAGTAA
- the fars2 gene encoding phenylalanine--tRNA ligase, mitochondrial isoform X1, with protein MILRHLLLRPLLPPLARSRRCACTHGPALKPDASQESVEVLSRAYPCDDFTNVTPKVLAKVGRNLHNQRHHPLWLLKERIKAHFYSAYTSRSGNPLFSAHDNLSPVVTVEQNFDSLLIPPEHPSRKRGDNYYLNRRTMLRAHTSAHQRELVSSGLDAFLLAGDVYRRDEIDASHYPVFHQMEGVRLFSNHQLFCDVANGDELNMFEAAGGRRTPHKQEVHSLEAVKLLEFNLKQTLVRLVRHLFGEDLEVRWVDCYFPFTHPSFEMEVRFRGDWMEVLGCGVMEQQLLNSAGATNKVGWAFGLGLERLAMILYNIPDIRMFWSRDERFLKQFRVDNIHREIRFQALSKYPALYNDISFWLPAAGEQAFHVNDLYELVRGIAGDMVEEVTLLDDFTHPTSGRRSLCFRVVYRHMERTLSQQEVHTVHRQIQQRAETELGVEGRY; from the exons ATGATCCTCCGCCATTTGCTACTACGCCCCCTGCTGCCCCCTCTGGCCAGGTCACGCCGATGCGCCTGCACTCATGGCCCCGCCCTCAAACCCGACGCCAGCCAGGAGAGCGTGGAGGTGTTGAGCCGCGCCTACCCGTGCGACGACTTCACCAACGTCACGCCGAAGGTCCTGGCCAAAGTGGGCCGCAACCTCCACAACCAGCGGCATCACCCGCTGTGGCTCCTCAAGGAAAGGATCAAAGCTCACTTTTACAG TGCCTACACGAGTCGCTCGGGCAACCCGCTGTTTTCGGCCCATGACAACCTGAGCCCGGTAGTCACTGTGGAGCAGAATTTTGACAG cttgcTGATCCCGCCCGAGCACCCAAGCAGGAAGCGTGGGGACAACTACTACCTGAACAG GAGAACCATGCTGCGCGCGCACACCTCAGCCCACCAGAGGGAGCTGGTGAGCAGCGGGCTGGACGCCTTCCTCTTGGCGGGAGATGTCTACAGACGGGACGAGATCGACGCCAGTCACTACCCCGTTTTCCACCAGATGGAGGGCGTGCGCCTCTTCTCCAATCACCAG CTCTTCTGCGACGTGGCCAATGGCGACGAGCTGAACATGTTTGAGGCGGCGGGTGGGCGCAGGACGCcccacaaacaggaagtccacagTCTGGAGGCCGTCAAGCTGCTGGAGTTCAACCTCAAACAAACGCTCGTCAGGCTCGTCAGGCACCTGTTCGGAGAAG ACTTGGAGGTGCGCTGGGTGGACTGCTACTTCCCCTTCACTCATCCCTCCTTCGAGATGGAGGTGCGTTTCCGTGGCGACTGGATGGAGGTGCTGGGCTGCGGAGTCATGGAGCAGCAGCTTCTCAACTCTG ccGGCGCAACCAACAAGGTGGGTTGGGCCTTCGGACTGGGCCTGGAACGCCTGGCCATGATTCTGTACAACATCCCCGACATCAGAATGTTCTGGAGCCGGGACGAGCGCTTCCTCAAGCAATTCCGCGTGGACAACATCCATCGGGAGATCCGCTTCCAG GCGCTGAGCAAGTACCCCGCACTGTACAACGACATCTCCTTCTGGCTGCCGGCGGCGGGCGAGCAGGCCTTCCACGTCAACGACTTGTACGAGTTGGTGCGCGGCATCGCCGGAGACATGGTGGAGGAGGTCACGCTGCTCGATGACTTCACGCACCCCAC GAGCGGGAGGCGGAGCTTGTGCTTCCGCGTGGTTTACCGCCACATGGAGCGCACGCTAAGCCAACAGGAAGTGCACACAGTTCACCGCCAGATACAACAGAGGGCCGAGACGGAGCTGGGCGTCGAGGGACGCTACTGA
- the fars2 gene encoding phenylalanine--tRNA ligase, mitochondrial isoform X2, translated as MLRAHTSAHQRELVSSGLDAFLLAGDVYRRDEIDASHYPVFHQMEGVRLFSNHQLFCDVANGDELNMFEAAGGRRTPHKQEVHSLEAVKLLEFNLKQTLVRLVRHLFGEDLEVRWVDCYFPFTHPSFEMEVRFRGDWMEVLGCGVMEQQLLNSAGATNKVGWAFGLGLERLAMILYNIPDIRMFWSRDERFLKQFRVDNIHREIRFQALSKYPALYNDISFWLPAAGEQAFHVNDLYELVRGIAGDMVEEVTLLDDFTHPTSGRRSLCFRVVYRHMERTLSQQEVHTVHRQIQQRAETELGVEGRY; from the exons ATGCTGCGCGCGCACACCTCAGCCCACCAGAGGGAGCTGGTGAGCAGCGGGCTGGACGCCTTCCTCTTGGCGGGAGATGTCTACAGACGGGACGAGATCGACGCCAGTCACTACCCCGTTTTCCACCAGATGGAGGGCGTGCGCCTCTTCTCCAATCACCAG CTCTTCTGCGACGTGGCCAATGGCGACGAGCTGAACATGTTTGAGGCGGCGGGTGGGCGCAGGACGCcccacaaacaggaagtccacagTCTGGAGGCCGTCAAGCTGCTGGAGTTCAACCTCAAACAAACGCTCGTCAGGCTCGTCAGGCACCTGTTCGGAGAAG ACTTGGAGGTGCGCTGGGTGGACTGCTACTTCCCCTTCACTCATCCCTCCTTCGAGATGGAGGTGCGTTTCCGTGGCGACTGGATGGAGGTGCTGGGCTGCGGAGTCATGGAGCAGCAGCTTCTCAACTCTG ccGGCGCAACCAACAAGGTGGGTTGGGCCTTCGGACTGGGCCTGGAACGCCTGGCCATGATTCTGTACAACATCCCCGACATCAGAATGTTCTGGAGCCGGGACGAGCGCTTCCTCAAGCAATTCCGCGTGGACAACATCCATCGGGAGATCCGCTTCCAG GCGCTGAGCAAGTACCCCGCACTGTACAACGACATCTCCTTCTGGCTGCCGGCGGCGGGCGAGCAGGCCTTCCACGTCAACGACTTGTACGAGTTGGTGCGCGGCATCGCCGGAGACATGGTGGAGGAGGTCACGCTGCTCGATGACTTCACGCACCCCAC GAGCGGGAGGCGGAGCTTGTGCTTCCGCGTGGTTTACCGCCACATGGAGCGCACGCTAAGCCAACAGGAAGTGCACACAGTTCACCGCCAGATACAACAGAGGGCCGAGACGGAGCTGGGCGTCGAGGGACGCTACTGA